Proteins from a genomic interval of Drosophila willistoni isolate 14030-0811.24 chromosome 2L unlocalized genomic scaffold, UCI_dwil_1.1 Seg139, whole genome shotgun sequence:
- the LOC6638366 gene encoding endoplasmic reticulum metallopeptidase 1: MGDKDKLINEESIEEGSSTSIPKKVAKKVVKSQLPWYFGTGSLLFWGLLFFSIVVPLFYRLPTPLTINDSNKGVFIAERAYNTLSGFASIGTKVVGSQGNEVDTVQYLLNQLAIIKEEILDDFFDLEIEVQKPTGEYIYMTIVNRYQSIQNIVVKLSPKNSTSETYLLVNSHFDSQPTSPSVGDAGHMIVSILEVLRVIGSTRQTFTHPIVFLLNGAEENPLQGSHGFITQHKWAPFCKAVINLDAAGSGGREILFQTGPDSPWLVDYYKKNAKYPFATTMAEELFQTGLLPSDTDFQIFNAYGSLVGFDIAQVINGYVYHTLNDRIDVIPLGALQNTGDNLLSLVRALSNATELFNPEAYETGHAIFFDVLGLFFVSYSATNAVYFNYAVAAATILLVFLSLWRIAVKSNITLESALLWGIVVLVIQVIGFVLGVALPIVVAYVMDKYGLSLSYFSHPILLIGLYVCPSLLGLSLPAYIYFKLQRNPKIPYPSQIQLALHGYAVVLAVLAIALNYYGLRTTYVFTWTLIFYVIPLALNLLLTLQDRGYAWTALLKIAQVFPFLYNSYLFYTFIAALTPMMGRYGASTNPDLYVSVLASLGSLLSLGFLILLVNIYRRPSLVFLVLLAISGVTIYAATSTQVGFPYRAKTNVQRVPYLQVRRTFYEYDGTVSKDESGYLFNFQDRRKQVPFEDYVNLTGIVSLEDDCDKYMFCGVPLYDDRWYSRRLQAMWLPREEPIIPPSIPSLELLSKTVLSDNTTVRLEFNLTGPDHISVFVQPYEDVAIGNWSFIRTMLDDPTTYPAPYHIYSSYGSNDAPLNFFLELEKPDGDFDVPLLQLGISGHFIGNEGDKQAIEFADSFPPFSALVEWPASYHRYIY, translated from the exons ATGGGCGACAAGGACAAACTT ATTAACGAAGAAAGTATTGAGGAAGGCTCCTCTACTTCGATTCCAAAGAAAGTGGCTAAGAAAGTAGTTAAGTCGCAACTGCCTTGGTATTTCGGCACAGGCTCCCTGCTGTTCTGGGGCctacttttcttttctattgtggTACCACTATTCTACCGCCTGCCCACTCCTTTGACCATCAATGACTCAAACAAGGGTGTCTTTATTGCTGAACGAGCCTACAATACCCTTTCTGGCTTTGCCAGTATTGGTACAAAAGTGGTTGGTAGTCAAGGAAACGAGGTGGATACCGTGCAGTACCTGTTAAACCAGTTGGCCATAATCAAAGAGGAAATTTTGGATGACTTCTTCGATTTGGAAATTGAAGTACAGAAACCGACAGGGGAATATATTTACATGACAATTGTGAATCGGTATCAGAGTATTCAGAATATTGTTGTTAAACTGAGTCCCAAGAACTCGACAAGCGAAACCTATCTCCTAGTCAACAGTCATTTTGATTCCCAGCCAACGAGTCCTTCCGTAGGAGATGCTGGCCATATGATTGTATCGATTCTAGAAGTCCTAAGAGTTATTGGTTCGACAAGACAGACATTCACTCATCCCATCGTTTTCCTGCTGAACGGAGCTGAGGAGAACCCATTGCAGGGTTCCCATGGATTTATTACCCAACACAAATGGGCACCGTTCTGCAA AGCCGTCATTAATTTGGATGCAGCTGGTAGTGGTGGTCGCGAAATTCTCTTCCAGACAGGTCCTGACAGTCCCTGGTTAGTTGAT tattataaaaaaaatgctaAATATCCATTTGCCACTACTATGGCAGAAGAACTTTTCCAAACTGGTTTGCTACCCTCTGATACCGACTTTCAAATCTTTAACGCTTATGGCTCTCTAGTTG GTTTCGATATTGCCCAAGTTATCAATGGTTATGTTTACCATACCCTAAACGATCGCATTGATGTGATTCCTCTAGGAGCTCTGCAAAACACTGGTGACAATCTGCTCAGCCTAGTTCGTGCTCTTTCTAATGCCACAGAACTGTTTAATCCTGAG GCCTATGAAACTGGACATGCTATTTTCTTTGATGTCCTCGGACTGTTTTTCGTGTCCTACTCGGCTACCAACGCTGTCTATTTCAATTATGCCGTAGCTGCAGCTACTATCCTTCTTGTCTTCCTTTCTCTGTGGCGCATTGCTGTCAAATCAAACATCACCCTGGAGTCTGCCTTGCTGTGGGGTATCGTCGTGCTGGTTATTCAAGTCATAGGATTTGTCCTCGGAGTGGCTCTGCCCATTGTGGTGGCCTATGTCATGGACAAATATGGCCTATCCCTTTCGTACTTCAGCCACCCCATCCTACTGATTGGTCTATATGTCTGCCCCAGTCTTCTTGGATTGAGTTTGCCCGCCTACATTTACTTCAAACTCCAACGTAAT cccAAAATTCCCTATCCGTCTCAAATTCAATTGGCTTTGCATGGCTATGCTGTTGTACTAGCCGTTCTGGCCATTGCTCTCAATTACTATGGACTGCGTACAACTTATGTTTTCACCTGGACTCTGATCTTCTATGTCATTCCTTTGGCATTGAATCTACTGCTTACCTTGCAAGATCGCGGCTACGCCTGGACTGCACTGCTTAAGATCGCCCAAGTCTTCCCCTTCTTGTACAACAGCTACCTTTTCTACACATTCATTGCTGCACTAACTCCAATGATGGGTCGCTATGGCGCCTCGACTAATCCAGATCTTTATGTTTCTGTACTGGCTTCCTTGGGATCCTTGCTAAGTTTGGGTTTCCTG ATTCTCCTTGTGAACATTTACCGTCGTCCCAGCCTGGTGTTCTTGGTTCTATTGGCAATTAGTGGTGTGACGATTTACGCGGCTACTTCCACTCAAGTCGGTTTCCCCTATCGTGCTAAGACCAACGTGCAACGTGTGCCCTATCTG CAAGTGCGCCGTACTTTCTACGAATATGACGGCACTGTGAGCAAAGATGAGTCCGGCTATCTTTTCAATTTCCAAGATCGTCGTAAGCAGGTTCCTTTTGAGGACTATGTCAATCTCACTGGAATTGTTAGCCTGGAAGACGATTGTGATAAATACATGTTTTGTGGTGTTCCGCTATACGACGACCGATGGTATAGTAGACGATTGCAAGCTATGTGGTTGCCCCGCGAAGAACCAATCATTCCACCATCCATACCAAGCCTGGAGCTCCTGAGTAAGACTGTTTTGTCCGACAATACGACAGTCCGTTTGGAATTCAATCTAACTGGTCCGGATCATATAAGTGTGTTTGTTCAACCCTATGAGGATGTGGCAATTGGAAATTGGTCGTTTATCCGGACAATGCTTGACGATCCTACCACATATCCTGCTCCTTATCACATTTACTCCTCATACGGCTCAAACGATGCTCCGTTAAATTTCTTCCTAGAACTGGAGAAACCAGATGGTGACTTTGATGTCCCACTCCTCCAGTTAGGAATTTCAGGACACTTTATTGGCAATGAGGGGGACAAGCAGGCCATTGAGTTTGCAGACTCATTCCCACCATTTTCGGCTTTGGTAGAATGGCCAGCCTCCTATCATCGTTACATTTACTAA